The Saccharolobus shibatae B12 genomic interval AGATTTTTAAAGACACTTGAGAAAATTGAGAAAGATTTAATGATTTCAGATGGTTTGTTATTAAGATATAAGGATGACTTTATGGGAAGTGTAAAGCATCCTTTTACCTTAGTATCGACATGGCTAACCAGGGTTTATATTAGGTTAGGAGAAATAGACAAGGCGAAAAAAGTAATTGAGAAACTAATAAGCTGTTCCACATCATCATTATTACTTGCTGAACACCTAGATCAAAATACTTGTGAACCTAGAGGGAACTTTCCTCAAGCGTTTCCCCATGCAGGATTAGTAATGACCATAGTAGAACTAGAGGAGAGGAGGCTAGTTTAATGAACAGATTACAACAACTTTTGAAGGAGGCTTTAGATGAGATTGAAATATATGGATCTTGGACTTCCCTTTATTATATTTTGAAGTCGGTAGCGGAAAGTAACGTGGAAAAGTTATGTAGAGAACAAGAGGTGATTTATCACATCACTGTTGATTCGCTAACACTATTTACAATATATAAATATGGTGAAGGAGTTGATAAGACTAGGCTTTTCGTGCTTTCATTTTTACTCTACGATTATTTATCTAGACATTATAATATACAAAATCCAATTTTTTCAATTAAATGGAATAAAAGATACTTTATATATAGTCCTAGAATAGATTCTCGTTTACATAGTCTATCAAAAAGGGGTCTGATCCTAAAAAAGGATAGACTATACTATTTAAGTCAATTAGGTATAAGTGAAGCTGAAAGTATAAATATAGGAAAAAAGGATAGTGCAAAAGTTGATAATATTGTAGCAAATTTAAAATCTCTAAGGAAGGTTAAAGATATAAAAATATTTATAAGAAAATATCTTTTGGAATAATAGCAGAAGCCAAGATAATAATATGGATACTAAAATTCTTATTCTTTAAAATGTTCATGAAACAAATAATTCGTCCTCGATTTGAAAAGTAAGGCTTTTTCGCCATGTCTTCTGAAAATTTTAAGAACATCAAAGAGTCCAAAGAATGGAAGGAAGTTATGAACATGCTTGGGGATCACTTCTTTTAGGAGTTTAAAGTAAGTATTAAGGGCTGTAAGCCTTATGAATCTTTTGGAACAAAAACCTTTACCATGATCAGTAAGGATGACGTTTTTACTCTTATACTGAATGAGTATAAAAATTCACAGAAACCCGTTTCAATATCTAAGATTAAGAGAAAATTTAAGGACGAAAGCATCACACAAGTACTTGAGGAATTAGAGAAAGAGAGAAAAATAAGAAGAGTTGAAAATAAGGGTAAAGTTAGTTTTGAGCCAATAGATGGTTTAAACGTAGCAGAGGAGTTGAAAATATTAAGGGATGAGATTCATAGAATGCTCAATCTATTACAGAAATTGATCGAATCAAAGAGTTTTTCATATAAGGATTTTGATGAAGCTTATGATAGGATAAAGGATTCTTTAGGATATGCACCTTTGGAAAGAATAAGGATAGAACTAGGACTTTCTAAGGAAGAGTTTTACTCAAAATTTAGAAAATATATTGAGGAAAACTACGATTTAATAGCGGGAGGAGATGAGGGATTTACGAGAAAGGGTGTTACCTACGGAATAATTAAGAGGAGGAGATAAACGTGGTTTGTGAAATACCAAGAGTAACTGTAACTACTTGGTCATCTAAAAGTGTCGTATTGGTAGGTCCAACTTATAGAAAATACTTGGAAAAGGCGCTTGATGTGGTAAGAAATAACGAGGTAGCGTCAGTAGTTGGACAGCCCGGAATGGGAAAGACTACGTTGCTAAAGAAAATAGAGGAAGTAACGAAAAGTAATAACTTAACAATTTACCTAGACTTAGCTAATAAGCAAAATATGGATGAGGAGTTCTGGACCAAGATTAATCAATTCGAATTGAGGGAAAAGGTTCTACCTGAATTGCAAAAGGTAAAAAGTAAACTTGGATATTCGTTTTGGAAAAAAATTACTGGAGTAAAATTTGAGGACTGGCTATTGAAGATTTGTAATAAATATGATAACCCCTTCTTAAGGGTTTACTGTTTTAACTACGAGAGGAATTTCGATGGAATGATCAACGCGTTAAGAGATATGAAGAACTTAGGTAAGCCAGTGTTACTAATTGATGAAATAAGAGATTATCACTTAAGCCTAATACACAGACTAATTAACGCAGGACTTGAAATACCAATAGTTTTGGCAATGCCTACTGAAATTTACAGCAAGATTTCTGACCTAGCAATAAGAAGGAGGATTGAGGAGAGCAGAATTCCATTAGATGACGCCTTAACAACTGAGGACATAAAGGAAATTGTCGAGGCGTATTGTAAGGATCTAGCAGAGGATATTTTACCCATAATTATTACATTGTGGAGTAGTAAGGAGATAACCAATGTGAGTTCAATATTACAATTTATACGGAATGAAATGGATAAAGTGGAAAAAGTTTGCGAGAAAAACGACGTGGAGTGTATTAGAAACGAATTAAGGAAATACACTAGCTTGAGGAATCCAGAAGATGATGCTAAGGAATTTGAAAAGAAGGTTAGAGATTTACTAAGTAATATAAGTAAAGAGTTTGGGATAAGCTACGTTCATCCAAGAGGAAAGAGAATAGAAATTGACGGAAAGAGTCTAGTAGTGGGTTTGTTCTTCATTGCGGATAATCAAGTATTCTTAGGAGATGTAGTATTCACAAATGACGGGAGATTACATAATGAGGAAGAATTGAAATTGTTAAGTAAAGTTGAGGAAGTTGAACATGAGAAGAAAATATACAAGGTTGGGGGTAGATTCATAATAACTAATATTAATATTAATATTAATGACATCTATGTCCTAAATATTCCTACACTAGAAGTTGTAAAAATATTAAATGGTGACATATTTCTATTAGAAGAGAGAATAAAGATCCTTTTTGATCAATATCAAACGTTTACAAGGAATGAGACAGAAAGCCTCGCCCTTTAGGTAAGGGGAATTCAGTATGATAAAAGAAAAGGTAAGGAGACATCATAATTTTTATATGTAATATGATAAAATGTAAGGGTGTTAGGTCTTTGTTCTCTAATGACCCTCTACTTTAACTAGAAAAGAAAAATTTGACAACGAGGAAGCTGTCAGAGCTATAAGAAATGCGATAGCTGCTGAAATCGATGCTATAAACTTTTATTTGCAACAAAATAAATATATAGATGACGAGAAGTTAAGAAAAGTACATGAGGATATAACTAAAGAGGAAATGACTCATTTTGGGGAATTCCTAAGATTGCTATACCAACTTTCTCCAGAGGATTTCAGCTATTTTAAAAAGGGATGGGAAGAAGCCTCCAAACTAATCGGAGGAAGTAAGGATTTTCCTTTTAATTCAGCCCACACCTAGCGAGAGTTGTAAAGATCCTATAGTGAGCTGGATAATTGAGGGAATTATGTCAAATAGAATAGTAAGAAATATAGAAAATATGATAAATTATGAATTTACTACGGTACCTTTTCAGAAGTAAAAGAAGATTCAGGTGATACGGTTCAAAGCAAAAGTGTGACACTATATGAAGTTCCATTAATTAGTTCTCAAGTTAAATTTTATGTGGGTCAGAAGAACTATTCAAGAAGGACAGCTATAGTGGCTGGTAAATCTTTTGCTAAGATAGAGAATCAACTATTGCTAAAGAATCATCCGTTATCCCATCTAAAAATGGGTAGGCAAATAACTGTATCTGATTGGAATGTTTCTGGAAATATTCTACTCGATGTTCTAAGAGCATATGAAAATTTAGCCAAAGAGGGATTCGGGAAAGGTATTTACGTATTGATATCTAGCTCTAACTATTCTAAGACATTTAGGGTAGTTGATGGAACTGGGACCTACGAAATTGAAATGATAAAGGAAATAGGAAATGTAGTACCTACGGACATTATCAATAATGATGAAATTTACATCATTAGTAAGCAGGGATTTGACATTTTAGTTTTCTCTGAAGCTAACGTTAAGTACTTGTCCAAAGAAAGGGATTATGAGGTATATTTAATCACGGAACAGATTGCACCTAGATTAATAAGTAGCTCAGCATCTTGCACAATTATACAAAAAACGTCATGATCTAACTTTTATTTCTTCCAGTCTCTTTTTTAAGTTCTTAAATATCAACTCATCTAAAGAAATATCATAGGCAATTAATTCCACATTTCCACTAGCCTTGAGTAAATACGCGAAAATCTCATTTCCAGGTACATCCATGTTATTTATCTGTGCATGGGAAACTTCCCCATTGACAATTGAGGTCATTATATTATAATCATCTCCAAGAATAATTATACCTCCTTGTTTAATGTTTACCATAA includes:
- a CDS encoding ATP-binding protein, translated to MVCEIPRVTVTTWSSKSVVLVGPTYRKYLEKALDVVRNNEVASVVGQPGMGKTTLLKKIEEVTKSNNLTIYLDLANKQNMDEEFWTKINQFELREKVLPELQKVKSKLGYSFWKKITGVKFEDWLLKICNKYDNPFLRVYCFNYERNFDGMINALRDMKNLGKPVLLIDEIRDYHLSLIHRLINAGLEIPIVLAMPTEIYSKISDLAIRRRIEESRIPLDDALTTEDIKEIVEAYCKDLAEDILPIIITLWSSKEITNVSSILQFIRNEMDKVEKVCEKNDVECIRNELRKYTSLRNPEDDAKEFEKKVRDLLSNISKEFGISYVHPRGKRIEIDGKSLVVGLFFIADNQVFLGDVVFTNDGRLHNEEELKLLSKVEEVEHEKKIYKVGGRFIITNINININDIYVLNIPTLEVVKILNGDIFLLEERIKILFDQYQTFTRNETESLAL